One Solanum pennellii chromosome 10, SPENNV200 genomic region harbors:
- the LOC107001702 gene encoding endochitinase: MFAITFKMRQTSKFTTFSLLFSLVFLSAASAQNCGSQGGGKVCASGQCCSKFGWCGNTNDHCGSGNCQSQCPGGGPGPGPVTGGDLGSVISNSMFDQMLKHRNENSCQGKNNFYSYNAFITAARSFLGFGTTGDINARKREIAAFFAQTYHETTGGWLSAPDGPFAWGYCFLRERGNPGDYCSPSSQWPCAPGRKYSGRGPIQISHNYNYGPCGRAIGVDLLNNPDLVATDPVISFKTAIWFWMTPQSPKPSCHDVIMGRWNPSAGDRSANRHPGFGVITNIINGGLECGRGNDNRVQDRIGFYRRYCGILGVSPGDNLDCGNQRPFGS, encoded by the exons ATGTTTGCCATAACATTCAAAATGAGGCAAACTTCTAAATTCACTACTTTTTCTTTACTGTTTTCTCTGGTTTTTCTGAGTGCTGCCTCGGCGCAGAATTGTGGTTCACAGGGCGGAGGCAAAGTTTGTGCCTCGGGACAATGTTGCAGCAAATTCGGGTGGTGTGGTAACACTAATGACCATTGTGGTTCTGGCAATTGTCAAAGTCAGTGTCCAGGTGGCGGCCCTGGTCCTGGTCCTGTTACTGGTGGGGACCTCGGAAGCGTCATCTCAAATTCGATGTTTGATCAAATGCTTAAGCATCGTAACGAAAATTCTTGTCAAGGAAAGAATAATTTCTACAGTTACAATGCCTTTATCACTGCTGCTAGGTCTTTTCTTGGCTTTGGTACAACTGGTGATATCAATGCCCGTAAAAGGGAAATTGCTGCTTTCTTTGCCCAAACCTACCATGAAACTACTG GAGGATGGCTTTCCGCACCTGATGGACCATTCGCATGGGGTTACTGTTTCCTTAGAGAACGAGGTAACCCCGGTGACTACTGTTCACCAAGTAGTCAATGGCCTTGTGCACCTGGAAGGAAATATTCCGGACGAGGCCCAATCCAAATTTCACA CAACTACAACTATGGACCATGTGGAAGAGCCATCGGAGTGGACCTTTTAAACAATCCTGATTTAGTAGCCACAGACCCAGTCATCTCATTCAAGACAGCTATCTGGTTTTGGATGACCCCTCAATCACCAAAGCCTTCTTGCCACGATGTCATCATGGGAAGATGGAACCCATCTGCCGGTGACCGATCAGCCAATCGTCATCCTGGATTTGGTGTCATCACAAACATCATCAATGGTGGCCTAGAATGTGGTCGTGGTAATGACAACAGGGTACAAGATCGGATTGGGTTTTACAGGAGGTATTGCGGAATTCTTGGAGTTAGTCCTGGTGACAATCTTGATTGCGGCAACCAAAGGCCTTTTGGCAGCTAA